The DNA region GATCGACTTTTGCCTCAAGTGACTCGTGATTTGTCATTGGTTACCTTCTCTCGGCGCTCTTACCTATATCATACCCGTCACTTGCATCGCGGTCCTGGCAATCTCGGAGAGCGCGCATTCGCCGGTGACGCGGTCGCCGAGTTCCCGGCTGTAGAGGGCAATCACCATCGTCCCTGCTGGAGATTCGACGAAGCCGACGTCATTGATTACCCCCCGATTCGAGCCGGTTTTGGAACCCCAGCGATAGGTTTTGGAGGTCGGCACATATCGGCCGATGCGGCGACCATTCTGTTGCTGGGTCAAGGTGGTGAGCATGGCCTGACAGGATGCGGGGGATGCAGCCTGGTCGTCAAGGATTGTCTTGACGACGGTAGTGTAGTCGTTGGGTGTAGCCCAATTTTCCTGTTCCCCTTCAATTGCGAGACGTCCGCGCATGGGACGTCCGAGGCAGGAGGCAGTCATACCGAGGTCTCGCATTGTCGCGTTGATGCGATCCATTCCGACCACTTCAATCAATATGTTGGTGGCGGTGTTGTCGCTGATGGACATCATCAAGTAGAGGAGATCTCCAAACGACAGTTGCAGTCCGGTATGCATGTGTCGCAGCACACCACTGCCGGGAGATTTATCCTTAGAGCGGACGATGTATGTGTCGTCGAGCGCGAGTGTGCCGCGATCAATGGCTCTGTAGATCTCGATCATGATCGGGATTTTAACTGTGCTGGCCGCCGGAAACTGATGATCACCTCGTGAGGCCCAACGCTCTCCCTGAGGCGAAATCACACTGACGCCGATCGTGCCGGGCGATTCGTAATCTTTAACCGTTTGTTCCAGCTTGCTCCAGTCTGTGGTCATGGTGACGCTCCTGAAACTCCGTCTCAGTTTGTCACTACCAGTGCGTCTTTGGCTTTGCGAGGCAGTTTGACGAGGATGAAATAAGATTCGGGATACAAGTAGTCTTCTCTTGATTCATCAATGACTCTCAAATACCCCTCTTGCGCCGCTTCTTCGTCAGGCAGAATCTGGTAGATCTTCCGCTTCTCCAGATCGTCGCAGTCTCTGTTCTCAATACACAGCGCGAATTGAGATTCTGATAGGTTCTTTTTCATTTTGGAAATCCATTCCTTGAAATTCTTTGTGAGTCCGGAAGTAAGTTTCTGCTATCTCATAAATCCTTTCATCTGAAAGTTCATGCGCCCAAGCTGCATATTCGAGCAGTTGCGCTACCGCTTCTCTTGGAGCTTTACCCTTTTTCAGTTCGACAATAATAAGATTTCCAGCCGAATTGACCCCAAGAAGGTCAGGAAAGATGGTCCCTTCTT from Gemmatimonadota bacterium includes:
- a CDS encoding serine hydrolase is translated as MTTDWSKLEQTVKDYESPGTIGVSVISPQGERWASRGDHQFPAASTVKIPIMIEIYRAIDRGTLALDDTYIVRSKDKSPGSGVLRHMHTGLQLSFGDLLYLMMSISDNTATNILIEVVGMDRINATMRDLGMTASCLGRPMRGRLAIEGEQENWATPNDYTTVVKTILDDQAASPASCQAMLTTLTQQQNGRRIGRYVPTSKTYRWGSKTGSNRGVINDVGFVESPAGTMVIALYSRELGDRVTGECALSEIARTAMQVTGMI